Part of the Hydrotalea sp. genome is shown below.
CCGATTCGCAAGATATTTGTTTTGTGCCGGGCGGCGATTACCGCGCGGTGATAAAGGAAAAAAAACCAGACGCCATGCAAACCGGCGATATCGTGTTGCAAAATGGCACGGTGGTCGGCCAACACCAGGGCGTGGTCGATTACACCGTCGGCCAACGCCGTGGTTTAAAAATTGGCGGCCGCAAAAAAAAACCGGGCGATAATCAATTGGCCGGCGACCATGACGCGTTGTTTGTGCTGGCGGTTGACCCGAGCAAAAATCGTGTCGTCGTCGGCGACAAACAACAATTGCTGGTCGATAAAGTTACCTTGCAAGAATGCTATTGGTTGACCGACGTCGCCACCGCCGCGTCGCGCGAGGTATCGGTCAAATATCGCTCGACCATGGCACCGGTCAAGGCGCGGTTAATACACCACCAAGGAAAGATTGCGGTCGAATTTGCAACCCCAGCGATTGGCGTCGCGGCTGGCCAAGCATTGGTGCTGTATGATATGGTGGATGAACCAACCCAACATGACACGGCGCGCGGCGCATCGACTTGGCGACTTTTGGGTGGTGGTTTCATCACCCGCGATCACTTACAACCATTTTTATCGTCGTAAAATGCCTTTACATTTATAACAATCGGTGTATAATCGCGCTGGGGGATATCTGAGGGGAGTAAAGGAGATGCACAAGGGGTTGCACGGGATGACGCAAGGGGATGTACAAGGGATTATAGGGGACTATAATTATTTCTAAAAACAAATCTATTTGACAGAAATGGCCAAAAACGACTTTACCGCTGGCAAAACGACCGAAATATTAAAAGCCATGCCACGCAGCGCACTTGATGCCGCAAAAACCAGTGGCGGGGCAATGGTCGAATCCGCTGGCCATATTGCGGGCAAAATGGCCGAACGGGTAAAAACGGTGGCCGGCCATGCGATACAACCGCTCCGTGGTGCGACAGAAAAAGCATTGAACCGTTCTGCGCCACGTGTTTTAAACCCGCATTACGCCCACCGCAAAGATAATTACGATTATAATGACTTGATTAGCTGTGGCAACGGAAAATTATTTGGTGCCGGCAACCCACAATTGCCCCTGCCCAACATGTTGATGTTCGACCGCATCACCCATGTTGATGAAAACGGTGGCGTGGGCAAGGGCGAAATCATCGCCGAATTGGATATCAAAAAAAATCTATGGTTTTTCGATTGCCATTTTAAGGGCGACCCGGTGATGCCTGGTTGCCTGGGGCTTGATGCTTTATGGCAACTGCTTGGTTTTTATTTGGGGTGGATGGGCGGCATCGGCAAGGGCCGCGCCCTTGGCCTTAGCGAATTAAAATTCACAGGGGAAGTTTTGCCAACCGCCAAATTGGTGCGCTATCGCATTGCCATCAAACGTTTGGTGCTGAATCGCCTTATCATGGGGGTGGCCGACGGCGAATTATCGGTCGATGGCAAGGTGGTTTATGAAGCAAAAGATTTAAAAGTCGGGCTTTTCACCGCCAAGGCGTAATATCGCTAACAAAATAAATAAATGACTTCTTCGCCTACCCTCCATCGCGTTGCCGTTACTGGTATCGGCATCGTAAGCTCCATCGGCAATAATGTCGCCGAGGTTTTGGCGTCGCTAAAAACCGGCAAGTCGGGCATTACCTTTAACCCGACATTTCCCGAATTGGGCATGCGCAGTCAAGTATCCGGCCAACCGACGCTAAACCCGCGCGATGTTATCGACAAACGCGATTTTCGATTCATGGGCGACGGCGCGGGGTGGAATTATATCGCAATGCAGGAGGCTATCAAGGACGCCGGCCTGAGCGAAAAAGAAATCAGTAACGACCGCACCGGTTTGGTCACCGCATCGGGCGGCCCATCGACCAGCAATATGTTGGAGGGGTGGGATACCGCGCGGAGCAAGGGGGCGCGCCGCGTCAGCCCGTTTATTGTGCCGCGTGCCATGTCGTCGACCAATTCGGCCACCCTGGCCACGCCGTTTAAAATTCGCGGCGTTAATTATTCCATCACCTCGGCCTGTTCGACATCGGCCCATTGCGTTGGCCACGGGGCCGAGCTTATCCAATGGGGCAAGCAAGATATTGTGTTTGCCGGCGGTGGCGAAGAAATGCACTGGACCATGGCGGTGATGTTCGACGCCATGGCGGCCCTGTCGGCCGGCAACAATGATAACCCGGCCAAGGCGTCTCGCGCCTATGACAAAAACCGCGATGGTTTTGTTATCGCCGCCGGTGGTGGCATGTTGGTGTTGGAAAATTACGAACGCGCCCGGGCGCGTGGCGCAAAAATTTACGCCGAATTAACCGGTTACGGCGCGAATTCTGACGGTTATGACATGGTGCAACCATCGGGCGAGGGCGCGGTGCGTTGCATGCAGATGGCGACCAGCACGGTCAAAGGAAAAATTGATTACGTAAACACCCACGGCACATCGACGCCGGTCGGCGACGCGAAGGAGGGGGAAGCCCTGACCAAATTTTTTGGCGGCGCGGCGCAGGTGCCGGCATTTTCGTCGACCAAGTCGATGACCGGCCATAGTTTGGGCGCAACCGGCGTGCAGGAGGCTATCTATAGTATTTTGATGATGGAACATAATTTCATCGCGCCGTCTATCAATGTGGATGAGCTAGACCCGGTGTTCGCCGGCTTAAATATCATCACCAAGCCAGCCATGAACGTCAATTTAAAAAACGTGATGTCGAATAGTTTTGGTTTTGGTGGCACCAATGCCTGTTTGGTTTTTAGCAAACCCGAATAATAAAAAATAAAAATCATGACCATTGCCTTACCAACCATCATGAACGGAAAAAAGGGACTCATCATGGGGGTGGCCAACGACCGGTCGATAGCATGGGGCATTGCCCGCACGTTGCATGCCGCTGGCGCGTCATTATTTTTTACCTATCAAAACGATGTTTACGGGTCGCGCGTCGCGCCGTTGGTGAAGGAATTAACCGGCACCGATAACATTGTCCCGTGCGCGGTGGAGCGCGAAAGCGACGTGGCGTCAGCGATAAAAACCGCCCACGACAAATTGGGCGGCTTAGATTTTGTTGTGCATAGCCTGGCCTTTTCTGACAAGGCCGAACTTGATGGCCGATTTGTCAACACCAGCCGCGACAATTTTTTAAAAT
Proteins encoded:
- the fabA gene encoding bifunctional 3-hydroxydecanoyl-ACP dehydratase/trans-2-decenoyl-ACP isomerase, coding for MPRSALDAAKTSGGAMVESAGHIAGKMAERVKTVAGHAIQPLRGATEKALNRSAPRVLNPHYAHRKDNYDYNDLISCGNGKLFGAGNPQLPLPNMLMFDRITHVDENGGVGKGEIIAELDIKKNLWFFDCHFKGDPVMPGCLGLDALWQLLGFYLGWMGGIGKGRALGLSELKFTGEVLPTAKLVRYRIAIKRLVLNRLIMGVADGELSVDGKVVYEAKDLKVGLFTAKA
- the fabB gene encoding beta-ketoacyl-ACP synthase I is translated as MTSSPTLHRVAVTGIGIVSSIGNNVAEVLASLKTGKSGITFNPTFPELGMRSQVSGQPTLNPRDVIDKRDFRFMGDGAGWNYIAMQEAIKDAGLSEKEISNDRTGLVTASGGPSTSNMLEGWDTARSKGARRVSPFIVPRAMSSTNSATLATPFKIRGVNYSITSACSTSAHCVGHGAELIQWGKQDIVFAGGGEEMHWTMAVMFDAMAALSAGNNDNPAKASRAYDKNRDGFVIAAGGGMLVLENYERARARGAKIYAELTGYGANSDGYDMVQPSGEGAVRCMQMATSTVKGKIDYVNTHGTSTPVGDAKEGEALTKFFGGAAQVPAFSSTKSMTGHSLGATGVQEAIYSILMMEHNFIAPSINVDELDPVFAGLNIITKPAMNVNLKNVMSNSFGFGGTNACLVFSKPE